The proteins below are encoded in one region of Methanobacteriaceae archaeon:
- a CDS encoding glycosyltransferase: MKVLILVESLKVGGGSERFAANLGTQLYHKGYHVSYLTLMDENPKYSFKGDYYTLNQAYIYGNAFKRVFDLLRYSPKIKRLCEDLNIDTIISVAEVANFHAVLSRLYGNKVRIILSQHINPEIFLDSPLKFRLVKFFYSRADDVVCVSKEVEKVLNNTYGISNTLTIYNMIDIEKNINLSLEKIPEDYKKLFNVKNQQKYFNFINVGRLTRQKGHWFLIRSFRRVVEHYRNARLLILGEGVLREDLEALIEQLDLCENVFLLGEQENVYPFLKNSDCFVFSSLWEGLPLSLIEALSMNIPIISTDCKTGPREVLCPELDLEEAVNYPYFGKHAILTRSFQNEIIFKNLEELPLTEDEHIFSDMMIKIIEDPDLKVKYSNTRELASNFSYKKIIDQWDNLLYL; the protein is encoded by the coding sequence ATGAAAGTTTTAATTTTGGTTGAATCACTTAAAGTAGGAGGAGGATCTGAAAGGTTCGCCGCCAACTTGGGAACACAACTTTACCATAAAGGTTATCATGTTTCATATTTAACTTTAATGGATGAAAACCCAAAATACAGTTTTAAAGGTGACTATTATACTCTTAACCAGGCTTATATTTATGGAAATGCTTTTAAAAGAGTATTTGATCTTTTAAGATATTCTCCAAAAATTAAAAGACTTTGTGAAGATTTGAATATTGATACCATAATCTCAGTGGCTGAAGTGGCAAATTTTCATGCTGTTTTAAGTCGGCTTTATGGAAACAAGGTGCGTATTATTCTTTCTCAGCATATTAATCCAGAAATATTTTTAGATAGTCCATTGAAATTCAGATTGGTAAAATTCTTCTATTCGCGTGCGGATGATGTGGTGTGTGTTTCAAAAGAAGTTGAAAAGGTTCTAAATAACACTTACGGTATTTCAAATACATTAACCATCTATAATATGATTGATATTGAAAAAAACATTAATCTATCTCTGGAAAAAATTCCTGAAGACTATAAAAAGTTATTTAATGTGAAGAATCAACAAAAATATTTTAATTTCATTAATGTAGGTAGATTAACCCGGCAAAAGGGTCATTGGTTTTTGATTAGGAGTTTTAGAAGAGTTGTGGAACATTATAGAAATGCAAGATTATTGATTTTGGGGGAAGGTGTTCTGAGAGAAGATCTCGAAGCATTAATTGAACAACTAGATTTATGTGAGAATGTATTTCTCTTAGGTGAACAGGAGAATGTTTATCCCTTCCTCAAAAATAGTGACTGTTTTGTTTTCAGTTCCCTATGGGAAGGTCTGCCCCTATCTTTAATCGAAGCACTTTCGATGAATATTCCAATTATATCCACAGATTGCAAAACAGGTCCGAGGGAAGTTTTATGTCCAGAACTGGATTTAGAAGAAGCAGTTAATTATCCTTATTTTGGAAAACACGCAATCCTCACCAGATCTTTCCAAAATGAAATCATATTTAAAAATCTGGAAGAATTACCATTAACTGAGGATGAACATATTTTTTCGGATATGATGATTAAGATCATAGAAGATCCCGATTTAAAAGTAAAATATTCAAACACACGTGAATTAGCTTCAAATTTTTCTTACAAGAAAATTATCGATCAATGGGATAATTTATTATATTTATAG
- a CDS encoding glycosyltransferase, which yields MESPEKLKKTTKKYYPLVSIITPTYNHEKFISSCIESVLEQTYPNWEMIIIDDGSTDRTGRIIQEYKDKRIKYVKQDHLGIWKLNETYNKALNLSNGDLIAILEGDDAWSSNKLEEQVKIFASKDIILTWGRKNTINNKNEIISFDLHSLKPFMCMSQEEIIKNLLIYNFMQPCTVMIDKKALLSIGGFLQYENVPFVDYSTFLELSLKGKFYPSDSVLGYWRKHKAQVTTVQETEVTKAFMISVDFFEKLDPSIKKTIKFDINEKVKFHEKLLIDQVAVSARLSLLNGNWDEALTQYKHMFQNGGFSIKLQSFLGIICAICRLNLEWLAVISCKPKLCDTSGEWCTTVYKNNKLSFLFRIQIFAMNLFLRLLGKPTLSAKV from the coding sequence ATGGAATCTCCAGAGAAACTTAAAAAAACCACTAAAAAATATTACCCGCTGGTTTCTATTATAACTCCAACGTATAATCATGAAAAATTCATTTCAAGTTGCATAGAGAGTGTTTTAGAGCAAACATACCCAAATTGGGAAATGATTATTATAGATGATGGTTCTACGGATAGAACTGGCCGTATAATTCAGGAATACAAGGATAAAAGAATTAAATATGTCAAACAAGATCATCTTGGCATCTGGAAACTAAATGAAACATACAATAAAGCTTTGAATTTATCTAACGGTGATTTAATTGCTATTTTAGAAGGTGATGATGCATGGTCTAGTAATAAATTAGAAGAACAAGTAAAAATTTTTGCAAGTAAGGATATTATATTGACTTGGGGAAGAAAGAATACCATAAATAATAAAAATGAAATTATATCTTTTGACCTTCACAGCCTTAAGCCATTTATGTGCATGTCACAGGAGGAAATAATAAAAAATCTCCTCATTTATAATTTCATGCAACCTTGCACTGTGATGATAGATAAAAAAGCTTTATTATCCATCGGGGGTTTTTTACAGTATGAGAATGTACCATTTGTAGATTACAGCACTTTTTTAGAACTTAGTTTGAAAGGAAAATTCTATCCTTCTGACTCAGTTTTGGGCTATTGGAGGAAGCATAAGGCACAGGTAACCACGGTACAAGAGACTGAAGTAACTAAAGCGTTCATGATTTCAGTAGATTTTTTTGAAAAACTAGATCCTTCGATTAAAAAAACGATTAAATTTGATATAAATGAAAAAGTGAAGTTTCACGAAAAACTGTTAATTGACCAGGTTGCAGTTTCAGCTAGATTATCCTTATTAAATGGTAATTGGGATGAAGCATTAACCCAATATAAACATATGTTTCAAAATGGTGGTTTTTCTATTAAATTACAATCTTTTTTGGGTATTATCTGTGCTATTTGCAGGTTAAATCTTGAATGGTTAGCAGTTATTAGCTGTAAACCTAAATTATGTGATACTTCGGGGGAATGGTGTACAACGGTATATAAAAATAATAAATTATCCTTTTTATTTAGAATTCAAATTTTTGCAATGAATTTGTTTCTAAGATTACTCGGTAAACCTACTTTGTCTGCAAAAGTGTAA
- a CDS encoding glycosyltransferase has product MEKRILIVVDSLKIGGGSDKFAAILGTELYNYGYHVSYLTLMDENPKYSFKGDYYTLNERDIYGNDLRRGLDFLTYAPKIKRLCEDLNIDTIISAGDPANFQALISRFIFKNKVRIILTQHMNPEIFLDSPLKFRLIKYCFPRADKVVCVSKDVERILNENYGVENTLTIYNMVDIEKNIKLSLEELPDEYNGFFEGKNNKKNFHFINVGRLDYQKGQYFLIRSFRRVVDYYGNARLLILGEGDLRGNLQDLITSLGLNENVFLLGEVENVFPFLISSDCFVLSSLWEGLPLSLIEALSMNLPVISTDCKTGPREILCPELDLDEKINYPYLGKHAILTHKFHKVPVFSTVSQVSLNKSEAMLADLMIRMIEDPDLIKNYSNGRVVAKNFDKEKIITQWDTLLK; this is encoded by the coding sequence GGAGAAGAGAATTTTAATAGTGGTTGATTCATTGAAGATTGGTGGAGGCTCAGATAAGTTTGCAGCAATATTGGGGACTGAACTATACAATTATGGTTATCATGTTTCATATTTAACTTTAATGGATGAAAACCCCAAATACAGTTTTAAAGGAGATTATTATACTCTTAATGAGAGGGATATCTATGGTAATGATCTTAGAAGAGGATTAGATTTTTTAACTTACGCCCCTAAGATTAAAAGACTCTGTGAAGATCTAAATATAGACACTATTATATCAGCTGGTGACCCGGCTAATTTTCAAGCACTCATAAGTCGGTTTATTTTTAAAAATAAGGTACGTATCATTTTAACTCAACATATGAATCCTGAAATTTTTTTAGACAGTCCGTTAAAATTCCGATTAATCAAATATTGTTTTCCTCGTGCTGATAAGGTCGTTTGCGTTTCTAAAGATGTAGAAAGAATTTTAAATGAAAATTATGGTGTTGAAAATACCTTAACTATCTATAATATGGTAGATATTGAAAAAAATATTAAACTATCCTTGGAAGAACTTCCTGATGAGTATAATGGCTTTTTTGAAGGAAAGAATAATAAGAAGAATTTTCACTTCATTAATGTGGGTAGATTAGATTATCAGAAGGGACAGTACTTTTTGATTCGAAGTTTCCGGCGTGTAGTAGATTATTATGGGAATGCAAGATTATTAATTTTGGGGGAGGGCGATTTAAGAGGGAATTTGCAAGATTTGATCACTTCACTTGGTTTAAATGAGAATGTTTTTTTGTTGGGCGAGGTAGAAAATGTGTTTCCATTCCTTATATCTAGTGATTGTTTTGTTTTAAGTTCCCTTTGGGAAGGCCTACCTTTATCTTTAATTGAAGCCCTTTCAATGAATCTCCCAGTTATATCTACTGATTGTAAAACAGGCCCTAGAGAGATATTATGCCCTGAACTAGATTTAGATGAAAAGATTAATTATCCTTATTTAGGCAAACACGCAATATTAACACACAAATTTCATAAAGTTCCTGTTTTTTCCACGGTCAGTCAAGTTTCTCTCAATAAATCTGAGGCAATGTTAGCTGATTTGATGATTAGAATGATTGAAGATCCTGATTTAATTAAAAATTACTCTAACGGTCGAGTAGTCGCCAAAAACTTTGATAAAGAAAAAATTATAACTCAATGGGATACCTTATTAAAATAA
- a CDS encoding FkbM family methyltransferase, with protein sequence MLEGYLRKYTIKKNDTIIDCGAYQGTFSVLASQQVGEKGLVIAFEPDPANIKKLLHNIKLNNISNIIPVNKGLWNKKTQLNFKKNDKGSSLIFEENMANSTINVSVVSLDQELDNLSINNVDFIKADVEGAEIELIKGSKKILLNNKVNLAIASYHQLNGEKTYIRLEKMLNQLGYDSITEFEEHLTTYAKKI encoded by the coding sequence ATTTTAGAAGGTTATTTAAGAAAATATACAATCAAAAAAAATGATACAATAATAGATTGTGGTGCTTATCAAGGAACTTTCTCAGTTTTAGCATCACAACAGGTGGGGGAAAAGGGTTTGGTAATAGCATTTGAACCTGATCCGGCAAACATTAAAAAATTATTGCACAACATAAAACTTAATAATATTTCCAATATAATACCCGTTAACAAAGGCTTATGGAATAAAAAAACACAATTAAATTTTAAAAAGAATGATAAAGGTTCATCGTTAATATTTGAAGAAAATATGGCAAATTCTACCATTAATGTTTCAGTTGTCTCTTTAGATCAAGAATTGGATAATTTAAGTATAAATAATGTTGATTTTATCAAAGCTGATGTTGAAGGGGCTGAAATTGAACTAATAAAAGGTTCCAAGAAGATTCTATTAAATAACAAGGTTAATTTGGCAATTGCATCTTATCACCAATTAAATGGTGAAAAAACATATATCCGTCTTGAAAAAATGTTAAATCAATTAGGCTATGATTCTATTACTGAATTTGAAGAACATTTAACAACATATGCAAAAAAAATCTAA